In the genome of Sporichthya brevicatena, one region contains:
- a CDS encoding acetyl-CoA C-acetyltransferase — translation MSTEAFVYDAIRTPRGRGKKTGSLHGVKPISLVVGLIDALRERYPNLDEQRIDDLVLGCVSPVGEQGADIAKTAALLANLPETVAGVQLNRFCASGLEAVNQAAQRVRSGFEDLILAGGVESMSRVAMGSDGGAWAMDPETAYETYFTPQGIGADMIATIEGFSRTDVDRYALLSQERAAKAQASGYFSRSLIPVRDRNGVVLLDHDEHVRADSTLEGLGQLSPSFEMIGEMGGFDAVIQQKYHWVEKIDHVHTPGNSSGIVDGASLTLIGNEQVGKDLGLTPRARILATAVSGADPAIMLTGPAPATRKALAKAGMTADQIDLFEMNEAFAAVVLRFAKDMGLNQDDIENKVNVNGGAIALGHPLGATGAMLVGTIIDELERRDQRFGVVTLCVGGGMGIATVLERL, via the coding sequence GTGAGCACCGAAGCGTTCGTGTACGACGCGATCCGCACCCCCCGCGGGCGCGGCAAGAAGACCGGTTCCCTGCACGGCGTGAAGCCGATCTCCCTGGTCGTGGGCCTGATCGACGCGCTGCGCGAGCGTTACCCGAACCTGGACGAACAGCGAATCGACGACCTGGTCCTCGGCTGCGTCTCCCCCGTCGGGGAGCAGGGCGCCGACATCGCCAAGACCGCGGCGCTGCTCGCGAACCTGCCCGAGACCGTCGCCGGCGTCCAGCTCAACCGCTTCTGCGCCTCCGGCCTGGAGGCCGTGAACCAGGCCGCGCAGCGTGTCCGCTCCGGTTTCGAGGACCTGATCCTCGCCGGCGGTGTCGAGTCCATGTCCCGCGTCGCGATGGGCAGCGACGGCGGCGCCTGGGCGATGGACCCCGAGACCGCGTACGAGACCTACTTCACGCCCCAGGGCATCGGCGCGGACATGATCGCGACGATCGAGGGCTTCTCCCGCACCGACGTCGACCGCTACGCGCTGCTCTCCCAGGAGCGCGCGGCCAAGGCGCAGGCGTCCGGCTACTTCAGCCGCTCGCTCATCCCGGTCCGCGACCGCAACGGCGTCGTTCTGCTCGACCACGACGAGCACGTGCGCGCCGACTCGACCCTCGAGGGCCTCGGCCAGCTGTCGCCGAGCTTCGAGATGATCGGCGAGATGGGCGGCTTCGACGCCGTCATCCAGCAGAAGTACCACTGGGTCGAGAAGATCGACCACGTCCACACCCCGGGCAACTCCTCCGGGATCGTCGACGGCGCCTCGCTGACCCTGATCGGCAACGAGCAGGTCGGCAAGGACCTCGGCCTCACCCCGCGGGCGCGCATCCTCGCCACCGCCGTCAGCGGCGCCGACCCGGCGATCATGCTCACCGGCCCCGCCCCGGCGACCCGCAAGGCGCTCGCCAAGGCCGGCATGACGGCCGACCAGATCGACCTGTTCGAGATGAACGAGGCCTTCGCGGCCGTCGTCCTCCGGTTCGCCAAGGACATGGGCCTGAACCAGGACGACATCGAGAACAAGGTGAACGTCAACGGTGGCGCGATCGCGCTCGGCCACCCGCTCGGCGCGACCGGCGCGATGCTGGTCGGCACGATCATCGACGAGCTGGAGCGGCGCGACCAGCGCTTCGGCGTCGTCACCCTCTGCGTCGGCGGCGGCATGGGCATCGCCACCGTCCTCGAGCGCCTCTGA
- a CDS encoding enoyl-CoA hydratase-related protein encodes MSDEPLVLASTTDGVATVTLNSPGNRNALSVAMLTALTEAMDAVEADDAARVVKLTHNGPVFSAGMDLKEAVVVGLESTSGLILKLLRQLVTLSKPVVVRLDGPVRAGGLGIVGAADVVISNDTVSFAFSEARIGVAPAIISLTTLPKMDPRLAHRWCLSGETFTAAQAAAAGLISEAVPSAELDAAVDGVIAQLKLASPQGLAETKKLLGRDIADLIDAKGEAIAKLSAGLFDTEEAKEGMQAFIEKRKPRWQV; translated from the coding sequence GTGAGCGACGAGCCCCTGGTCCTGGCCAGCACCACCGACGGTGTCGCCACGGTGACGCTGAACTCCCCCGGCAACCGCAACGCGCTGTCGGTGGCCATGCTGACCGCGCTGACCGAGGCGATGGACGCGGTCGAGGCCGACGACGCCGCCCGCGTCGTCAAGCTCACGCACAACGGCCCGGTGTTCTCCGCGGGCATGGACCTCAAGGAGGCCGTCGTCGTCGGCCTCGAGTCGACCTCGGGCCTGATCCTGAAGCTGCTCCGGCAGCTGGTGACGCTGTCCAAGCCGGTCGTGGTCCGCCTCGACGGACCGGTGCGCGCCGGCGGTCTCGGCATCGTCGGCGCCGCCGACGTCGTGATCTCCAACGACACCGTGTCGTTCGCGTTCAGCGAGGCCCGCATCGGCGTCGCGCCGGCGATCATCTCGCTGACGACGCTGCCGAAGATGGACCCGCGCCTCGCCCACCGCTGGTGCCTGTCCGGCGAGACGTTCACCGCGGCGCAGGCGGCCGCCGCGGGCCTGATCTCCGAGGCCGTCCCGTCGGCCGAGCTCGACGCCGCGGTCGACGGCGTCATCGCGCAGCTCAAGCTCGCGTCCCCGCAGGGCCTCGCCGAGACGAAGAAGCTCCTCGGTCGCGACATCGCCGACCTGATCGACGCGAAGGGCGAGGCCATCGCCAAGCTCTCCGCCGGGCTCTTCGACACCGAGGAGGCCAAGGAGGGCATGCAGGCGTTCATCGAGAAGCGCAAGCCCCGCTGGCAGGTCTGA
- a CDS encoding helicase HerA-like domain-containing protein, whose product MAETEDFAARIAAAYTSSGPALELGRGMLGGTTHPGATVRLPAAMANRHGLIAGATGTGKTKTLQLLAEQLSAIGVPVFAADMKGDLAGLSAPGEENDKVKSRVTELGVEWTPTGYPVEFLALGGLGPGVPVRATMASFGPQLLAKVLGCNETQASSLTLVFAYAEQKELALLDLADLRATLQYLVSDEGKAELKTIGGLSTQTAGVLLRKLVELEAQGGEAFFGEPELEVADLMRTTPDGKGIISCLELAAVADKPKLFSTFLMWLLAELFEALPEVGDLDKPKLVFFFDEAHLLFADASKEFLDQVAQTVRLIRSKGVGVFFVTQLPDDVPGEILAQLGNRVQHALRAFTPRDAKALKAAVTTYPKTSDYDLEEDLTQLGTGEAMITILSERGAPTPVVWTKLCPPTSLMAAIPTDSVTNAAKASQLWARYAEEIDRESARELLEAKVAAATAPPAAPPADKAEPKESGKRSKPGKSDSAVVDYLKSREGRSMMNTVVKGVFGMLKKKR is encoded by the coding sequence ATGGCCGAGACCGAAGACTTCGCCGCGCGCATCGCGGCCGCGTACACCTCCTCCGGACCGGCGCTCGAGCTCGGGCGCGGGATGCTCGGGGGGACGACGCACCCGGGGGCGACGGTGCGGCTGCCGGCCGCGATGGCGAACCGGCACGGGCTGATCGCCGGGGCGACGGGCACCGGGAAGACCAAGACGCTGCAGCTGCTCGCGGAGCAGCTCTCGGCGATCGGGGTGCCGGTGTTCGCCGCCGACATGAAGGGCGACCTCGCCGGGCTCTCGGCCCCCGGCGAGGAGAACGACAAGGTGAAGTCGCGGGTGACCGAGCTCGGGGTCGAGTGGACGCCGACGGGGTACCCGGTCGAGTTCCTCGCCCTCGGCGGTCTCGGGCCGGGCGTGCCGGTGCGCGCGACGATGGCGAGCTTCGGCCCGCAGTTGCTCGCGAAGGTGCTCGGCTGCAACGAGACGCAGGCGTCGTCGCTGACGCTGGTGTTCGCCTACGCCGAGCAGAAGGAACTCGCGCTGCTCGACCTCGCGGACCTGCGGGCGACGCTGCAGTACCTCGTCAGCGACGAGGGGAAGGCCGAGCTCAAGACGATCGGCGGTCTGTCGACGCAGACCGCGGGCGTGCTGCTGCGCAAGCTGGTCGAGCTCGAGGCGCAGGGCGGCGAGGCGTTCTTCGGCGAGCCCGAGCTCGAGGTCGCGGACCTGATGCGCACGACGCCGGACGGCAAGGGCATCATCAGCTGCCTGGAGCTCGCGGCCGTCGCGGACAAGCCGAAGCTGTTCTCGACGTTCCTCATGTGGCTGCTGGCCGAGCTGTTCGAGGCCCTGCCCGAGGTCGGGGACCTCGACAAGCCGAAGCTGGTCTTCTTCTTCGACGAGGCGCACCTGCTCTTCGCCGACGCGTCGAAGGAGTTCCTCGACCAGGTCGCGCAGACCGTGCGCCTGATCCGCTCGAAGGGCGTCGGCGTCTTCTTCGTGACGCAGCTGCCCGACGACGTGCCCGGCGAGATCCTGGCGCAGCTCGGCAACCGGGTGCAGCACGCGCTGCGGGCCTTCACGCCGCGCGACGCGAAGGCGCTCAAGGCCGCGGTGACGACGTACCCGAAGACGAGCGACTACGACCTCGAGGAGGACCTCACCCAGCTCGGGACGGGCGAGGCCATGATCACGATTCTGTCCGAGCGGGGCGCACCCACCCCGGTGGTGTGGACCAAGCTCTGCCCGCCGACCTCCCTGATGGCCGCGATCCCGACCGACTCCGTGACCAACGCGGCCAAGGCCTCGCAGCTGTGGGCCCGCTACGCGGAGGAGATCGACCGCGAGTCGGCCCGCGAGCTTCTCGAGGCGAAGGTCGCGGCGGCGACCGCGCCGCCCGCCGCCCCGCCGGCCGACAAGGCGGAACCGAAGGAGTCCGGCAAGCGCAGCAAGCCCGGCAAGAGCGACAGCGCGGTCGTCGACTACCTGAAGAGCCGCGAGGGGCGCAGCATGATGAACACGGTCGTCAAGGGCGTGTTCGGGATGCTGAAGAAGAAGCGCTGA
- a CDS encoding 3-hydroxyacyl-CoA dehydrogenase NAD-binding domain-containing protein, protein MTLQDTIGTFKIAKDDDGIVTLTMDDPAGSANTMSQDFQTSLGQVVDALEAEYKADKNSIKGIVLASAKKTFFAGGNLGEILAASPERAAAWTAEVDEMKRNMRRLELLPVPKVAAINGAALGGGYEMCLIMNRRIALNARGSQIGLPEVSLGLLPGAGGVVRSTRLLGIQDALLNVLLQGQRYSPAQALEKGLIDQVVDTPEELIAAAKTWIKENPNSGVQPWDAKGFKIPGGGPNNPGFAANLPAFPATLRKQIKGAPMPAPRNILAAAIEGAQVDLDTALKIETQYFIDVATSQVAKNMIQAFFFDLQYVNSGGARPQGYDTYKAKKVAVLGAGMMGAGIAYVCAKAGIEVVLKDVSLEAAQKGKAYSEKIVGKSVSRGKMTQEQADAFLALITPTEKAEDVAGADLVIEAVFESVELKHKVFGEIESLVAPDAVLGSNTSSLPITGLAKGVQRPQDFIGLHFFSPVDKMPLLEIIAGEQTSDATLAKALDLAKQIKKTPIVVNDSPGFFTSRVIGTYLNEALAMVGEGIDPQTIEQACLQAGYPVGALALSDELTLTLMRKIREANKDNSVMGGHGHPADAVVDKMIDELDRPSRAAGKGFYDYENGQKAGISQVVREAFDTGREKVVGTEVLREMQERMLFIESIETIRCFDEGVLRSDAEANIGSIMGIGTPPWTGGVMQYIKGYTNAAGETGPAAFVARAQELAATYGERFEPPASLVEASKQGKARLEG, encoded by the coding sequence ATGACGCTGCAGGACACGATCGGCACGTTCAAGATCGCCAAGGACGACGACGGGATCGTCACCCTGACGATGGACGACCCCGCCGGCTCGGCGAACACCATGAGCCAGGACTTCCAGACCTCGCTCGGTCAGGTGGTCGACGCGCTCGAGGCCGAGTACAAGGCCGACAAGAACTCGATCAAGGGCATCGTCCTTGCGTCGGCGAAGAAGACCTTCTTCGCCGGCGGCAACCTCGGCGAGATCCTCGCCGCGTCGCCGGAGCGCGCCGCGGCCTGGACCGCCGAGGTCGACGAGATGAAGCGCAACATGCGCCGGCTCGAGCTCCTGCCCGTGCCGAAGGTCGCGGCCATCAACGGCGCCGCCCTCGGCGGTGGCTACGAGATGTGCCTGATCATGAACCGTCGCATCGCCCTCAACGCGCGCGGCAGCCAGATCGGCCTCCCCGAGGTCAGCCTCGGCCTGCTCCCCGGCGCCGGCGGCGTCGTGCGCAGCACCCGCCTGCTCGGCATCCAGGACGCGCTCCTGAACGTCCTGCTCCAGGGCCAGCGGTACTCCCCCGCGCAGGCACTGGAGAAGGGCCTGATCGACCAGGTCGTCGACACGCCCGAGGAGCTGATCGCGGCGGCGAAGACCTGGATCAAGGAGAACCCCAACAGCGGCGTGCAGCCGTGGGACGCCAAGGGCTTCAAGATTCCCGGCGGCGGCCCGAACAACCCCGGCTTCGCCGCGAACCTGCCGGCGTTCCCGGCGACCCTGCGCAAGCAGATCAAGGGCGCCCCGATGCCGGCGCCGCGCAACATCCTCGCCGCCGCGATCGAGGGGGCGCAGGTCGACCTCGACACCGCGCTGAAGATCGAGACGCAGTACTTCATCGACGTGGCCACCAGCCAGGTCGCGAAGAACATGATCCAGGCGTTCTTCTTCGACCTGCAGTACGTCAACTCCGGCGGCGCCCGTCCGCAGGGGTACGACACGTACAAGGCGAAGAAGGTCGCCGTCCTCGGTGCCGGGATGATGGGCGCCGGCATCGCGTACGTCTGCGCGAAGGCCGGCATCGAGGTCGTCCTCAAGGACGTCTCGCTCGAGGCTGCTCAGAAGGGCAAGGCGTACTCGGAGAAGATCGTCGGCAAGTCCGTCTCCCGCGGCAAGATGACGCAGGAGCAGGCCGACGCCTTCCTCGCGCTGATCACCCCGACCGAGAAGGCCGAGGACGTCGCCGGCGCCGACCTCGTCATCGAGGCCGTCTTCGAGTCCGTCGAGCTCAAGCACAAGGTCTTCGGGGAGATCGAGAGCCTGGTCGCCCCGGACGCGGTCCTCGGCTCGAACACCTCCAGCCTGCCGATCACCGGCCTGGCCAAGGGTGTGCAGCGCCCGCAGGACTTCATCGGTCTGCACTTCTTCTCGCCGGTCGACAAGATGCCGCTGCTGGAGATCATCGCCGGCGAGCAGACCTCCGACGCCACGCTGGCGAAGGCGCTCGACCTCGCGAAGCAGATCAAGAAGACGCCGATCGTCGTCAACGACTCCCCCGGCTTCTTCACCAGCCGCGTCATCGGCACCTACCTCAACGAGGCGCTGGCGATGGTCGGCGAGGGCATCGACCCGCAGACCATCGAGCAGGCCTGCCTGCAGGCCGGCTACCCGGTCGGCGCGCTCGCGCTGTCCGACGAGCTGACGCTCACGCTGATGCGCAAGATCCGCGAGGCGAACAAGGACAACTCGGTGATGGGCGGCCACGGCCACCCCGCCGACGCGGTCGTCGACAAGATGATCGACGAGCTCGACCGCCCCTCCCGCGCCGCCGGCAAGGGCTTCTACGACTACGAGAACGGCCAGAAGGCCGGCATCTCACAGGTCGTCCGCGAGGCCTTCGACACCGGCCGCGAGAAGGTCGTCGGCACCGAGGTCCTGCGCGAGATGCAGGAGCGGATGCTGTTCATCGAGTCCATCGAGACGATCCGGTGCTTCGACGAGGGTGTCCTGCGCTCCGACGCCGAGGCCAACATCGGCTCGATCATGGGCATCGGCACGCCGCCGTGGACCGGTGGCGTCATGCAGTACATCAAGGGCTACACCAACGCGGCGGGCGAGACCGGCCCGGCGGCGTTCGTGGCCCGTGCCCAGGAGCTGGCCGCCACGTACGGCGAGCGTTTCGAGCCGCCGGCGTCGCTGGTCGAGGCGTCCAAGCAGGGCAAGGCCCGCCTCGAGGGCTGA